In Betta splendens chromosome 19, fBetSpl5.4, whole genome shotgun sequence, the following proteins share a genomic window:
- the irf3 gene encoding interferon regulatory factor 3 has protein sequence MAHSKPLLIPWLRAQIDSCRYPGVQWTNPERTEFSVPWKHALRQDSCDTDILIFKAWAEVSGNGRAQGEASVWKRNFRSALRAKGFKTLDDNKNDPANPHKVFRFPEGAAAGRSAASQDQEDPTLVEDGVPVQDSQGELCIDGSHYIVEDDMFTSPPFTVSLTGEDLLQQCMAGLNIGLEPDGTAGFLAPPEQQQLQNAGVIGGHPLPGQQQYPVTFKGAGGEAGLPEQPAHLMEGAEGGVGNEQVARCFVRTVNKTVDGGVFNTQFNVKVYYRGVKVCEQLVTNEAGVRLVYRPDLLAPVVDPESGLTLVSLPGPAAMLDQTQARLTQCILDRLDSLDVGVSGPVVYGQRLGEIKAFWSLSKFNQGTEPQEVPKHPQPLYTLHDFTQGIIKFINDGECPPCSLFFCIGEKWPDPNNRPWEKKLITVEVVLTSVELLKTLAVQGGSSSLRSVELQISLEKMMEM, from the exons ATGGCTCATTCCAAACCGCTGCTCATCCCATGGCTGCGGGCTCAGATTGACAGCTGCAGGTATCCTGGTGTCCAGTGGACCAACCCGGAGCGGACGGAGTTCTCAGTCCCATGGAAACACGCTTTGAGGCAGGATTCCTGTGACACCGACATACTTATCTTTAAG GCCTGGGCGGAGGTGAGCGGCAACGGCCGAGCTCAAGGAGAGGCCTCCGTCTGGAAGAGGAACTTCCGCAGCGCTCTCCGAGCCAAAGGCTTCAAAACGCTGGACGACAACAAGAACGACCCCGCGAACCCCCACAAAGTGTTCCGCTTTCCAGAGGGGGCAGCAG CCGGCCGTTCCGCTGCGTCCCAGGACCAAGAGGACCCCACTCTGGTTGAGGATGGCGTTCCAGTGCAAGAT AGCCAGGGTGAACTATGCATTGATGGCAGTCACTACATTGTGGAAGACGATATGTTTACAT CGCCCCCCTTCACAGTCTCCCTCACCGGAGAAGACCTTCTCCAACAGTGTATGGCGGGATTGAACATTGGCCTTGAGCCAG ATGGAACCGCAGGCTTTCTGGCTCCTCCtgagcaacagcagctccagaacGCGGGCGTGATTGGTGGACACCCGTTGCCGGGGCAACAGCAGTATCCAGTCACGTTTAAGGGTGCAGGCGGCGAAGCTGGGTTGCCTGAGCAACCGGCACATCTGATGGAGGGAGCCGAGGGGGGGGTTGGCAATGAGCAAGTGGCTCGTTGTTTCGTACGTACCGTGAACAAGACCGTCGATGGAGGGGTTTTCA ACACTCAGTTTAATGTAAAGGTATACTACAGAGGGGTGAAGGTGTGTGAGCAGCTGGTTACCAATGAAGCCGGAGTCCGCTTAGTCTACAG GCCCGACCTCCTCGCTCCTGTCGTGGATCCTGAATCAGGCCTGACCCTGGTCTCCCTGCCAGGTCCCGCCGCCATGCTGGATCAGACCCAAGCCCGTCTGACCCAGTGCATCCTGGACAGGCTGGACAGCTTGGACGTGGGGGTGTCGGGGCCCGTGGTCTACGGCCAGCGGCTGGGAGAAATTAAGGCCTTTTGGAGCCTCAGCAAGTTCAACCAAGGCACGGAGCCCCAGGAGGTCCCTAAACACCCGCAGCCACTTTACACTTTACACGACTTCACACAAG GAATAATAAAGTTCATTAACGATGGAGAATGCCCTCCATGCTCCCTGTTCTTCTGTATCGGGGAGAAGTGGCCCGACCCCAACAACAGGCCTTGGGAGAAGAAGCTCATCACAGTGGAG GTGGTGCTGACCTCAGTGGAGTTATTGAAGACCCTAGCGGTTCAGggcggctcctcctccctgcgctcagtggagctgcagaTATCGCTGGAAAAGATGATGGAAATGTGA